The genomic region TTATCTGAGAGACCGACAATTAGTGAAACTAGGGGAGTATTCATCTGAGTGATTGGGGTGTCCCACAGGGGTCAGTCCTGGATCCAGagttattttactatatattaatGATATTTGTAAAGTCTTGAAGATTGAATTATTTGCAGATGACCTATATTTGGTTCAGGAGACAACTTACCGCTACTTTCACAATTAATCACCTCAGAATTTAGGAAAAAATGATGGTTGGATATTAATAGATTATcgataaattaaatgtatagaGAAAAGATTCTTAAATAAGAAGTACTGTAGGAAAATGGGAGCGCTCCTTTATGATTTGTAATACTTCCcttatgaaaggaaaatatgtttaccaatatattttcttgaaatatattttaatatatggaatatattgatggtattataaaatataaatgttcatgcaatatattgcaaaatatacaaatgattgccgctttcaatatattgcaatatattggaaaatataaatattaaatcccatatatgtgaatattgcatgatattttcaaatatattgcaatatatttttgtttcataaGGGTTGTTGGTGGTCACTTGAATAATTAtgtacggtaggctatgtgggGGTGTGTATGCTGATATGGCCGTAAATATGTATgggtgtatgtatatatacaaaTGTGTACATGTATGTAGATGTGTATGTTTTTACAGGAAAGTAAGATACTTTGCtgtgttcattttatttttctattctatttttcatctttactttttcttttttaaatgtctgaatattattgtattttttattctcTCATGTtcgaaaatataaaaatacaataagaCTAAACTGTTAGGCTACGATTAAAATATCCGATTTGtctacttttaaataaccacagCAAAAGGACATTACCCGAGTTCATTTCTTTGTGTTTATGTTCAGTGATATCAAATATTTCTGTATCTTGGCTCATTTCTCTCAGTGTTGCTCTGGATAGTCATGCTAGCCATATCTGCAAGTGACATGTAGGCATACAActttatttgcattttattaatttgtacAATAATACCAGCATCATGTAGAGCAAATGTTTAATTGTAATGGACAGGTTTTGCACAGGCTCGGGATTGACGAATCTGCGGCCGATCGTTCCCATCTGGCGAAACGGCACACCTGAACACGGTAACCGGTTAAACCGGAACACCTGTTATTGGAAAAGGGCCAAATGCTATAAATATCCGGATCATTGATCACTGATCATATCGTCAGTTTCAGAGACTCTCAGGTTGGGAACAATGTTTGCTCGAGGAATCATCGTCCTTCTCTGCGTCCTAGGTGAGTAATAAtgatttcattcacaaaaacagCTGATATTAGGATTATGCTCATTTGTAGGGATGGAGAAATTAAGCCTCTTGGATCTCTGGAGCTTTTCTCTGATTGTTTCAGAAACCGCTATTAGTGTAGCATTAGTGTTGGAAGCGCCGCCATCTTGTGGCAGAGAATTATAGCGGAGCCGACGTGTTTAAGAACTAGAACGCCTCACAACCCtcaatatttagttttttttttttaatcatataaCTGTAGCAACAGTGGAGTTTAATGTAAATGGTGCTCTATTTTTGGTTTAATAGCCTATGCCTACTGTTTATGGCAGAATAGgatcaaaatatattaaatggaTTCAGAAGCGGCCTGGGTTCAAACATCCCGACAGCAAAAGTGAAGCGTTCACGTGACTGTAAAGAAAGTTAGTCAATGATCACGTTTCTCTGAAAACAATACGAGCTCCGACATGGATCTAAATGAAGTTGTGCGACTCTGGTTAAACTATGGTTGGAGTatggttaaagctacactgtgtgacaGGGGTGCCGCCAGAAATTCTGGGCcctatggaaaaaaaaaattctgggccCCCTACAATTTTTACAGATAAAATTAAACCCAATAAACATGCCCTGTATACTTTTAAAAAGATACTTAACACATTACATAGTTAAAATGTCTAAAGATGAGTACAAAGCctacaaaaacaagaaaaaatatagaAAGATGTACTTTTTTACATAAAAGGGAGAACATTTATTATCTCAATTGCAATTGCAAGCACAACAGAACATATTGTACACATATTGACATATACTTTACATGAACAAGCTTTAGCTGGGTCAAACTGCTCTATCAGGAAACATCAGCTAGAACTAACCCATAATTAAATCAGTCAAGGAATAAAACTAGCTAGGGCAAAAGGGCTCAAAATCAAGACACACCAGGAGTAATGCCAGGTGTGTCTTGGCATTactcattcaacctattgtaagtcgatgtatcatcacaagagtcttgaaaatatattatgaaggttgaaaagttacctagtgctgatttaagaaCATCAAGGAAGACAGCATCGATCGTAGCAGCAGCACTGTCACGTGACAGAACATACACACGGCAAACTGATTTTGTAATTTTTGAAGCGTGTAGATTACTTTTTGTTTATCATCATGTGACGAACACAGTAGATAAGACGTGTTTAGAGGCTTCAATCTTCGTGAAGTTTCGCGCTCAGGCTCACCTTGTTCGTTTGAGACGGGGACGGGGGGCGTGGGGGAAGGGTGTGCAGCAGCCACTGAATCTGTGTCTACGGGACATGATAACCCGGAGACAGCACAGCAGAGATGTATTGTTGGATTTAAATCATAATTCAGTAATTATTTTAGCTAGATAAAAGCAGGTCATGTAGCAACAAAAATAAGTAACGTTAGGCTAACTCTGAAAGTTTTGGAATAACGTTACAGGAATAGGGCAAGCTGCCTTTCTTTTTGAAAAACTGTGTGACATACTGTAGACTTCGGCGTTCTCTGTCTTCTCTTTCCTTCTTTTCTTTCCGTTTTTGATGCCCCAACTTTTGATGTGACATACCTGCGTGTGTCACTGTCTGCGCTTCATCATAGCAAGTGCAATAACCAAGAGAGACGCTCACGCTAGCACGGACCGCGCAGGTGGAATGAACCATTGTGAGGGAGGGGGGAGGTGGTTGTGACTAGcattttgaaattagttttttaaatataaaatctatggtcaaaacggacaaaatacacatttactGCATGAGGGGCCCAAGCACAtttaatgtatgtataaaaaagagaaaagaaattaGAAAAGAAAAAGGGGGTCTGCTCTTCTGGGCCCTAAATCAGTCTGGGCCCTTAGAATTGTCCTAACCTTCCACCCCTTTACGGCGCCCTtgctgtgtgatattttcccccatctagcggtgtaaaggtttatgaccatccagtaaataatagtttctgctcctctcaatttcgatttcgtttcaactcctacggtggccgatttagtcatggcttccagttcgacctcttcggtgagtgttgcttcatgTGATGAcgtaacttttgaaaactattataatttgcagttatttaatttaccaaatgatctatgatcaaattaatctatgtaaactgaatagttttacgttttcgttattttttaccagttcattgctaacatcagctatcaggttcccagacgaatgcaagctaatcttagtaaagtaacttttatcagtgctatcgttattctgtatattgtacgacaccactagcgtaaggcaaacaaattataatgcaattaaaatattaatctcatgttatccgtcatagaacacggatttatgttataaggtaaacaatacttcttcatcattgacgcgaggaaaactatcctagacgtcgttctagtgttatgcacagcacaccatgatataattagccaagcagcaataaaacttccaatatacacaaataggctgaattaatattacctgtcgagaaggaagcaggcaacgtcggcgttctttttaaaatcgttgctcctcatgagctctttccatcttggaaaggccactccaatatttacttttgtcttgttgattcgCCTGTCGCGTTGctgtcttaattctcttttccgcttccttggcgactctgatacatatcccgcaatgttactaggtccccgacccgggtcgaattcggtaatcaattccgggacgtggttgctttcacacagacggcgacccggcaatgctccgggaatattgcgggtccgacgtgccgtgtgaaaggggcttaagagtgatcctccatcatcataaagcagcctcaagcaatcctcctcttcacattcgacacagtgccatcgagtgtaaaaaagcgaagcttgaatttacgggtatgtccctctttggctaatgtactttcaagatggaggagcaacatggcgaccagcatccAAACCCTCAAATTACGAGTGCATTAtcacttgaaagaagtaaatatacattaatgagcacatatatttttgaaagaactaagtgattttacctaagaataaactaaaaaagttacacagtgtagctttaatttgcAGTTAGCCGGTTACCATAGTCTAACTATAATGTTTTAGTAATAAAAGGTTCACTTTCATGAGGGGTGTAATCACATCACAGATCACACTATGCAAGCGTTTCAAGTCTGCACCTCAGTCTGAGTTCACCTTTTCTAGAGTAGTTACTGGAAGTGTCGCATTCAGGCAAAAGccgagggtaatgcagatatgatgTCATCGACAGGCCACGCCCTCACGTaccggttcattggttaaaatggcaactttctcacgatttacaaatagctTAGTTGGGAACCTTTGGGATATTgcaagtactcaactgaacaaactgtgtaacactggcctggtggtttttgggcGTTTTACTGAAGTGTTACTGTGCACCTTTTAAAAAGACTGAACTATTTAGACTGCATCATCAAACTTTAATCGTTGTTTTTTCCTTCTTGACTCAAACAGTGGCCATATCTGATGGAGAACGAGAGGTGAGTAAATGAAGCCTGAGCTGCTTTCCTCCAGGAGCAGAAACTCAATGCCATTGTTTTTGTGAGCAGCCTGTTTGCAACCGCCCGCCCGGTGCATGCCCAAAGATCTATGAGCCCGTGTGTGGAACCAATCGAGTAACATACGCCAATGAGTGCCTGCTGTGTGCTGCCAGGTGAGTTTAGACAAGCAACTTTCAAACCAAGAACTGTAGGTTACAAAGTTTAGTCACTTTCAAACTAATCTTCACCTTTTGTTTTTAAGAGTTTCTCATCCCCAACTCTTGGTCTGGAATGAAGGCCGCTGTCCCAGAGTGTGTGGGATTACGCCGACTGAGGCCTCTTGAGTTTGACTCTTTCGGGCCCTTTACTCCACACGTGACTCTACAGCAGCATCGCTCTCGAGCGGACAGAAGCACCGGCAAAAGCTGAAGCGTTTATGACCACTGACTGCCGCTTAACAACTTCCCAATAAATGATCAAATCCAAAGTGATCTTGAGTTTATTATAGTGCACAAGTCAACCATTTCATTTGCAGAGTTATAACTTTACCTGGGAAAtattgaaaatgtaaatttctAAAACCACAGCAGGATCTATAGTGAGTGTCTTAAACTCAGATCAGCtgtagcttttttattttttagattgtgAAAggttaaaatcattaaaatatcagTCTCACCACACATTGGTCTTAGTCTGGTCTCGTTCTCAGCACACATTGGTCCTAGTCTGGTCTcgttctcaacacacattggtcctAGTCTGGTCTCGTTCTCAGCACACATTGGTCCTAGTCTGGTCTCGTTCTCAACACACTTTGGTCCtagtctggtcttggtctcaacacacattggtcttagtctggtctcggtctcaacacactttggtcttagtctggtcttggtctaaacacacattggtcttagtctggtcttggtctaaacacacattggtcttagtctggtctcggtctcaacacactttggtcttagtctggtcttggtctaaacacacattggtcttagtctggtctcggtctcaacACACTTTGGTCCTAGTCTGCTCTGGGTCTCAAAACACATTGGTCTTAGTCTGGTCTcgttctcaacacacattggtcttagtctggtctcgttctcaacacacattggtcttagtCTGGTCTCTCAACACACATTGTGTTAAGGAGATTTAACCAATCAGTGACAAACTTATTGGTGACGTCAAAAGGACGCTAGGTGGCGAGCTAGAAACTTCCCGAACAGTCAAGCAGAGTTAAGAGAAGAACACACATCACATGTTCCTGTATACAAACTTCCAAGTTTACCTTCTGTGTGTGCGTTCATGATAAAATGTAAGTATTTACTTTAAGATGTTTGTTAGTATAGTAATCTGCAGTGTTACAGCAATGACTAGTGTATATAATTGAATTGTTTATCTCCGTCGTATTCACGTCATACTGACTGCAATAAATATAGCAGATACAGAGTATTTAAGTTACTTAAGTTGTTGACTTGTATTATATCATGCTTGTGGTTACCTAGTGCAATGTTAACACCTTTAATGGGTGTCAAGTATACAATATTGGTTGTATATTTCCGTAATCCTGTCGATATATGAGGATGACTAAGCATTTACTCAGAGACACGGATAATCCGCGATCCCCGTTATGTGCTTCAAGTTCGGTAGTGCAGTCCAGACCCTAATAATTGTATTGATTGCAGAATGTAGACATGTATATGTAtattgtaattatttattgtaatatgttattcatttgtttatttcagACCACACTCATGCTAATAGAAATGAAAGACGAGTATTTTGAATCCTGTGATGTGTTTTGATTGACACCCTGTGGCGAGCACAATCTCCTGATCAGCTGATTAGTACAAACTCCTTTACACATTGGTCTTAGTCTGGTCTcagtctcaacacacattggtcttagtCTGGTCTCGTTCTCAACACACCTTGGTCTTAGTCTGGTCTCGTTCTCAACACACATTTGTTATGTATTAAGCACTGTTACATTAATACATAGTAATGGGTGGAGTTATATGATGTCATGGAAATGACGAGAGGGCTCGAGAAAATGTATGAGTGCAATGTGAGCATTAAAACGAGATGCAAGTTATCTTTCCGTTCCTGACTTGATGTGTCTGACTCTTCTTTAGTGTCCTCTGTCTTTATAAAAAGGAAGATACGACAAAGTGGCGACGAGGATGTTTGAAAGAACCTCGTGTTTGAATTGCCGAATATAAGAGTAAAGTGCAGGAAACAGTTGAGCGCGACGCGAGCGCGGTAATTCGAAAAGACGTGATGGCCGGCGTCATAGGAAATATTGGACAATTCGACGAAAATATTGAACAGTGGAGTTCATACACGGAGCGATTTGAATATTTCCTGCAGGCTAACGCAATTGAAAATGAGAAGAAAGTGCCTACGTTCCTCAGTGTGATGGGTGCAAAGACTTTCACTTTGCTACGCAGTCTCGTACAGCCTAGGAAACCAGGTGAGAAAACTTATGCTGAGATTGTGGAGGTGTTGACAGCCCATTTTTCACCTAAACCGCTGGTGATAGCGGAAAGATTTCGGTTTCACAAGAGAAATCAGGAAGAGGGAGAAACTGTTACTATGTTTGTGGCTGCACTGAAGAAACTTTCAGAAAACTGTGAATTCGGCGATGTTTTGAATGATACCATCAGGGACAGGCTCGTTTGTGGATTAAAAAGCGAAGCCATTCAAAAAAGGCTGTTAAGTGAAAGTAATCTCACATTGCAGAGAGCCACTGAAATAAGTGTAAGCATGGAACTTGCTGCTAAAGAAGCACAGCACTTCAGTAATGCAGATAAAGTCCTTAAAGTGTCAGCTGATAGGAGCACATTCCAGAATTTCCCTGGCCAAGCACCTAAAAATGCAACATGTTTTAGATGTGGCAAAGTCGGACATCTGGCATCGGAGTGTTGGAGTAAAGAGTTGGTGTGCCGTAGTTgtggaaaaaaaggccacatagAACGCGCTTGCAGAGGAAAACAAAAGTCTGCAAAACAAAAATTCAACAAAACGCCTGGCACATCAAAGAATAAGAAGAATGTGTATACAATGCAGTCAAATTGTAAGTACACAGATGACACTGATTCCTCCTCAGAGGAAATTCCAGTAAAAATTCTAGCCATGGAAGGAGACTCCAAAGGCTATTGGGTGACACCTGTCATTGAGGGAGAGCCGGTGCGTATGGAAATAGACACTGGCGCTGCTGTGTCTATTGTATCAGATGATGTGTACCACAAAACCCTCAAACATGTTTGCTTAAAGTCCTCCAATATAGTGTTGAGAACGTATACGGGGGAGCCTGTGACTATAAGAGGGGTAATTGATGTGGAAGTGGAATTAAATGGTCAGTCAGCAACGCTGCCACTGTATGTGGTAAAAGGGAACTACCCAGCTTTACTTGGACGAGAATGGCTGGAAACAATGAAACTGGACTGGCCGATGGTGCGGATGGTGTCAAAGGGAAACACTGAGCTGAAGGACATTCTAGAAAAATATGCTGATGTTTTCAGGGATGAACTGGGCACGATGAAGGACATTACAGCCAAGCTCGATATCAAGCCTGACAGTAGGGCCAAGTGTTGCAAAGCCCGTTCTGTGCCTTATGCTATCAGATCAAAAGTTGAAGCCGCTCTGGAAGATCTGGTAACCAGTGGAGTCATGATACCTGTGAGTAACAGTGAGTGGGCTACACCTATAGTACCTGTGCTTAAAAAGGATGGTTCCATTCGAATTTGTGGTGATTTTAAAATCACAGTAAATCCGGTACTGTCAGCTGACCAGTATCCACTTCCCCTCATTGATGATCTGTTTGCTGGCTTGGCAGGGGGAAAGCGGTTCAGTAAACTTGATTTGAGTCAAGCCTACCTACAAATGAAAGTCGATGAGAACTCTAAGGAGTTTTTGACAATTGTTACACACAAGGGGCTTTTCAGATACCAGCGTCTTCCTTTTGGTATCACCTCGGCCCCTTCGCTATTCCAGAGGGCCATGGACCAGGTTTTAAGTGGCCTGTCAGTGGTGCAGTGCTACTTAGATGACATCCTGGTAACAGGAAAAACTGAAGCGGAGCATTTGAGTAATCTGGATGGTACACTCCAGCGCCTAAAGGAATATGGCTTAAGAGTGAGAAAAGACAAGTGTGAGTTTTTCAAGCAGTCAGTTGAATATCTTGGTCATGTGATCGATGCTGATGGATTGCACAAGGCACCGTCAAAAGTACGAGCCATACTAGAGGCTCCAGCACCACAGAACACCACCCAGCTCCGCTCGTTCATAGGTCTCTTGAATTATTATGGACGATTCATCAGTGGTTTAGCCACACTGTTGAAACCACTACACCAACTTCTGTGTAGCAACCAGTCATGGGAATGGACACAACAATGTGAGACCACTTTTCAAGAAGCTAAGAAAGCTCTGGTGAAGTCCGGGGTGCTAACCCATTTTAATCCTAAACTCCCTCTGCAATTAGCCTGTGATGCGTC from Pseudorasbora parva isolate DD20220531a chromosome 11, ASM2467924v1, whole genome shotgun sequence harbors:
- the LOC137092124 gene encoding serine protease inhibitor Kazal-type 1-like, whose amino-acid sequence is MFARGIIVLLCVLVAISDGEREPVCNRPPGACPKIYEPVCGTNRVTYANECLLCAARVSHPQLLVWNEGRCPRVCGITPTEAS